attggctggAAATGGGTATTGCAGACTTGGCTGCAGAACCGTAGGAACAGACAATTTTGGTTCCATAATCCTCTGCTTCTATTTAAGTCTGCTCTCATAATTGTATCCTTGCCCGTGATTGCGATAGTTAccttgtgctactctgctgggtgTTATATCTGTGGATTACTGTGTACGGCCTTAGCTTTGCCTTTTGACTCTGTTATCAGATTGCTACCTGCACCAACCTATTGCTTGTACCCGACTACTCTTTGGATTATCCCTTGGTATTGACGTTGgatttgattctctgtgtatgaatcTTGGCTTGTCTGGATAACGCATGTTGCTCATTCCCTGATTAAGAGCCACCTGCCATACATGTAAGAACCTGGACTGCCTGGTTATCCCTTGCCTGTGTATCTGTCTAGTGGGTTCTGGTGCTACTTTTGCTTTCTAACATGTCTGTTCCAATATCTTGCATGCTGGGCTTGGGTGTAACTGAGATTGGCCATCGCTCGACTGAGCAGGGACGTGCCACATAAGGTGAAGACTGTGGAGGAGATTGGGGCATTGGGACTGAAGAAAGCAAGAGATCTGCCAGGCCTCACAAAATAATGAGCAAGTTTCATTAATGAGACAAGCAAGGGCCAGGTTTGCATGATTCAACCAAGAGCAGAGGCAggcttggaacccactacaaaacgatatcactaatcgcaatcgctagcgttttgtgagagcgttttgtaagcaaatttcatgagcgtttttgggagtgattttaaaaagtgcaaggtttttgccagcgattgtgtagcgattagcgtttttaattctgattggtcctttcaagtaattttaattattttacagtgtgcagtaacttcaaaacgctagcaaaatcactctgtgcaggttttgatgagcgattatgccagtgtttatatactttacattgcagaaacgctaactgcTAACAGCTAAaattgctgcatgtcctgcattttgcGATATGGTGATCAcagtcgctccagtggaatttggcccatctattaacattagctgagcgtttagggaaatcgctagcggtttgaatcgctcactaaacgctcacaaaatcgctccagtgggttccaggccgcaGAGATAGTTCAAGACAGAGTAAGGCTTCAAAGAAGAATACTGATATTTTATCAACACTTCAAAGTCAAATTAAAGTCTTCCTGTGAGTGTTGTTGCATGCAAGACTTTGTTTGTGATTGTTTTGTTGCATTTTGCCCTCTTGTGGCCATGAGTATACAATACATCAATTCTTTTGTACAATACTATTCATTTTAAAACAATATCTGCAAAGGAAATATTCACAATATGCCATATACAAAGTGTTTTTGCATTTGATGCATACATTGTTGGCAGTAAAAGGAGAGAACTACGATAAATAATATCTTTTTCAAGCATCTGCTCACACTTTACTCTGAAAATGCTATCAACAAGCATTTACCATAATGTAGCTGAATGCTCTGGTCTTCAAACtagattgtaacgattgtggaattctctccgtggtcagcgctgacactgcggaaatcctccacaagcgtataatttgagagaacccagcaaaaggtgcaacgcacctgtagagggaaattgctgtcggcaggtggagctgtggagtgcagaggaacagctcctctgccctgccacagacgccagacaggaattgcacgaagggaagaaatgcagggcaagtccaccaatctagccgccaacctgcgacggcggacacacaacagaggaaaccaagcgagaacgcaatcgcaagagaagcaattgcgaaagagaatgagcacagggatagaatgtatgtatgtgccccaatctagtcgccaacccgcgacggtgcacacacaacagcagatatgaagtaggaacgcaatcgcgagagaggcgattgccagaggtgacacaaggctacagcaaggcagagcacgagagtagcaaaggcacagcaaatcatacaatgagaacataaggaaaataacaaacactaactaaacttgaacactgcactcattcgcaacagcgaaagcgttttctgcgcggtctccgcgtgttaagcacaacagagacaagcacgcctaactaaccaccgaaagacaaacatgaaacagaggacgtgagcgcttgcttaacggttacctcaccgagcctccagcaagcgatcgtagcagacaagacagatacacgaaaacaggaataagtgagagatccagtgctctttccgccagagcgagtgcgatccaagtacagcaagagagatggagatcagacggatccacagcactagcgcaaggcgagtgcgatctaggcaagacagatcagatgagatagctggtagcaaccgctgctccagctatactccaagaacaaagatcagaacgacttcctgtcgaccaccgctgggacaggacaatcgcaaaagacaaacaaaacagatatgcaatcctaactgcactagggaacctgcctagtgcagtcccaggaattactctaggctaatcttcaaacaatgagcaaagctgacactccaggagtgtttcacaggacaaacccttatgaccagcccaggtctgtgatatcacatggtatttatagtacaaacctccagaggatgtggctaggaaatttgcatgaccaacgtatgcaaattcctcagcagcagcaagctgcaaaactgacaaaaggtctctcttccagagacctggagaatgcagacctgaacagtggtcaaaaagctgcctgcctgcgcaggcagccgagcggatcctcacatagATCTGGCCTCTCATTGGATTGGCTTCTGTACAATGCCAGAGGTAGTGTGAAGCATTGTTTTTAATCTGGCTTCTGGGAATCTAAGCATCACCaaatttttcatgttaaaatggTACTTTGGAACAATGAGGTttaacatttaaagtgaacctaaacagatgagaaaaaaagtttcacttacccgaggcttctacgAGCccactgcagccgccctgtgcccatgccgtcaatcaacgatcctccagtcccccaccagcTTAGTTTTGCTTTTCAGCAATTGGCCAGTCAGTTCAGAGTTCTTTAGGTACTGTATATGCTGATCAAGGGGTACGTTTTATCAGtcgtttatttattgtatttataaagcgccaacaaccTGAGATTGTGAATTATTGAGTaggaaaatgaaaaaaagctttaattTCAGACATGTATTCTCGTGTGGTATCAAACCTTAGAGGATCTCACCCCTGCAATGAGTAAATGTCTGGACAGGCTTCATTTTGTGGTTGGTGTTGAGGTCTGGGAATCTATATTCATCAGTATGGCTTGTTCCTCAATTAACATCTTGAAAGAGTGCTCATGTAAGATTCTCTACGACCCGTACCATACACCTGTAAGCTCCTCCAATGGAGAATGTTATCTGCTGATATTTGTTTTAGGGGGTGTGGTCAGATCCCCGATCAGCTACACTGCTGGTGGTGATGCCCTGCAGTGAAAACCTTTTGGCATACATGGTTCACGCTTATCTCAGATGGTATTGGGATCCCCATACTTGCAGATCCCTGGACTGCCCTTTTCCATAGACACAGACATAAGCTAGGCCTACCCAAGCCCTTCAGTGCCTTTATAGCCCAAGTCTGCAATGCTTCCAAAGCTTTCATAACCTGAACATTGAAAGGTTCACCCCACCATGTAATCCTTAGACCACAAGCTTCAGGTAATGTGTATGCTAGAGCGCATCACCTTTACAGTCTCTAATAAACTGGACAAATTCCTTAGCATATAGGGACCTTGGTCTGTTTGGTCTTCCCAACGACCCTTCAAGATTATTCCAGGCCTTGGCCCTCCCCTAGGTACCACCTAAATTACACCACTCCAAGGGTGGTCCCCAAATCAAAGTTCTAAGTCTTCCCCGTACACTATGTCCTCCTACTGTATGCATTGACTCTTTAACCTCTATGTTATATTTCATGTTGTTTCAGTTTACCTTGACTACAGCTGTTTCACGATTGTTATAAAAATCTTCTCTTTAGTTCAATAAAaagatgaaaacatttttttactttgaAGAGAAATAAATGTTGCAACGTTACAGAAGCTCATCGAAATTATGTCACAGTGAATATGTGCCATAATCAAACATAAAGGCGGTCCAACAAAATATTGGGAGGGTGTGACTTTTTTGAAAGGtagtgtacatatactgtatttaactGGTCGCTTCATTTAGCAACACATTGGTATGGTAAATAAGCCTCAACACTGGGATCCTCGGGGGTCATTTTTGGTTGCACTGTCCAAAGCTGAAAGTTTCCTACCTTACAACTCTAATGGCTCATAGACACTGGGTACGGCTGTcgctgcaaccacgtggcacgcgcgtgttgtggcgacaggtcgcccgtgtgtatgacgcgcgcgccccgaaccgtcgctactcaaagctgttgccaggcgattgacttgttcaatcgccggcaacagctgtcgccgcaactgtcgctagtccgtgtgtgtatgcggactagcgacaggagacccaatgcaagtgaatggagcatccggctgggggatgctccattcacagacagcttccgccgTGTCTCTGTCTTTCTGGGAGACGTGTACATAGCTGTCGCCaccagggagctgtcgctccctggtctCGTGGCCATGCAACGGGGAAcaattgtgccccgtgtgtatgtagctttaggaaTTGCCAGTTTTATCTCAATTTGTAGTTTCCTCCTTTATCGCAGATTCTTCTCAAGCAGGCAAACATTTGTCTGATTTATATCGATGGTTTGCTGCCACCCAGTGGCTGTTCTGAGTAACATTTATCttgtcttttttttaaagggaaggttcaagcaaaataaaaaaaatgagtttcacttacctggggcttctaccagccccatgcagccatcctgtgccctcgtagtcacccactgctgctccagtcccccgctggcagcttgccgacctcggaggtcggcgggccgcattgcgtaaatttttacgcattcccgctagtgcaggaacattaacacatacatttttacacgttactggttcaatgcgttactggtacattccctttaagcaaggagttctgaatcaggatgataccatttatttttataaaatcttttgttttagatggctcgatagataatcgaTAGataatctcccgcccgatcgtttcgccgctcgattctgcattgcgcacaatggaaaaagataagaaaaacgagcggaatatAAGCGAaacgcctgcggaatcgagcaggGTATCgttcgagcgggagaatcgagcagtgtatgcccagcaatagattttctgtcagatttacctgccagatagataatttccaacatataTTCTGTTGTTCAGTAGAATCATTTTATAGTAAATGCACATACAGTGTATAGTCATAGAGGCGCTGGTCTGGGGACTAAATGTACTATagccaaatgtttactatatcagagtttactataatgagattctactgtattcctTTATATTGCAATAAGCCATGTTTTAATAATGCCATTCATGGGGAAAATTAATTTCTTACATCAATTAGATTTTTATGTCATTTACAGGTAGTCCAAAGGAGTTACAAACGCCTGACGTACGAATGCTGCGGCAAGTCTAATGAGGTCATTACAATACTGCATGCGACAGGGACGAGGGCCGCAAAGAGGAACTCCTGGTGAAGCGCCATGGGACATGCCTTTGTCAAGCGTGTAGATAGCAGTGCCGAATCTTCTGTGTCTGCATTGGTTCCCTCTTATATCCCAATCAAAAACCATGCTAGTAAGTTACCAGGCTCCACCTCCTCCCTCAAAAAAGCTGTCCTTAGACTATTACAGCAGGAGTGTCAGATTATGACACACAcacttgctgtgatgacttcatgtgattacttacagatgaggggggattagacaggctcttctctctaaaaacacacggggctcatttctctgttttcattgtgtcctgtgcaaaagtttaaTTGACCATTTACAATAAAGATGGTAGATAAAACAGCCTGGTacaggttaaagaaaaaaaatacacaatatggGCTGTTAAGAGGACAAGTGATACTGTTTCTCCTACATGTTAAAATCTTTGGACTTCTAGAACTTTCCAAAGTGTACTGGTTGCATCTTTTGCCTAATGTATCGAAATTAACATTATTCATCATGTGCCTTTAGATGCAAACCCAAGATGTAAAACATGCATCTCTTGTTCTGAATTGTCGCACAGATTGGTGATAGATGCATATTTTGTATGTATGGTACATGTATGTAAGTAAACCATTCATGAAAGTTTTAAAATATTGTATGGATTTTACACAAGTTTTATAAAAGAATGTACTAAAAGCTCAATTGTAATGGTGAACATTAGTACGTTTACAAAAAATAATTTCCACCACAACTAAACTCgctttatgtgctagtccctattTGGGACTTACTGTGAGTAACTTCAgtgtttaggccccttttacactaggagTCAAAACCTGCATTGCTTTGCACTATTTTACCGCAAGATGCCGCAtaagcaataaaagtctatgaagACTTTTCACAGTCAATTGCAGTGCGCCAGAGGTATTAAGCACAAGGGCTGCAGCACGTTACCGCAAGCATCGCCTTTTAAGGCACTGTGCTTGGGGTAATAAAAGTATATGGGCGATGCAGCAAGTGTAAACACCGGAGTTTGGTGGGGCGTGCATGTGCAGACCACCAGGAATCCCTGTGACGTACTTCCTATCCATGGGTATGTCACTGTATGGGGGCGGGCATAGGACCCTGCCACTGCACTGTGGGGAAAGGTAATGTGAAGGGTTTTTGCCATGTGGTGATCGTGTGACAGGCTCCCCTGCCGCACGATCACCGCACCGTTATAGTGTAAAACTGGTCTTAGTGGTGTAGGGTTCATACAGAGAAAACAACAGTACAagggagattttttttaaataggtttatttacaaatcaccaaatttaaataaaataatttatacattaaaACTATCCCTGATTAAATTCTAAAGTAGTAACCGTCTTCAAAAGTTCAAAAACTCTCTACAAAGCAACTATTtagataaaacaaaaatcaaagtATCACTACTAATTATGTCAAATTAGTATACATAATAAATCTCATAATCCATATTAAATACAGTACcatttacaaaaatacacacactcactacaaATAAAAATAGCAGTCTCTTAATAAGGCACTTCTGAAGGAATCACACACTAATGGTCTATAGAGTTTATATCAAACTGTAGCAGTACATGAAATACAGCTGTAAAACCCCTTGGTAGAAAATGTTTAAACATATTTACAGTACAGTGTTTCAATGATTAATACTGGAGTCTTTAGGAAATTGATATCCTCATTTGAGTGGAGCTCCTCAGTGCAGGAATAGAGCATGAGCCTGTACAGCCCTATGGCAATAACAGTGGTAGCTTATTCTGGCTTTGCTGTGCATAGAAACTTCATACCAAAATGTTCAGCTCTCAAATAGAAAAGCAACAGTAGGTTATTTTCTTTGTGTTCAGAAAAATGTGCAATAATGGAAGTGCTGCCTGATGATTCAGCTATGCAGAGCATCACTTGGTCCAAGAGACTAGCAAATGTGTGCCCTATTGTATATAAGTACAGGGTGGGGAGGATGTGTAAGTGGTGCACAGCTGAGTGGTGAATGGCTGGAGAGGGTGGGAGGCACGCAGTGTTTCTAGGAAGAGGAGGTGCTCAGGTGCAGGAGTACCACTCTGCCAGAGTAATGTAGCCCACTCTGTCTAATAGGCCTCCTTATGTACTGTACTTATGTACAGCTGGATATTCCTCAGCTCCATACATAATAGTCTGATAGATATAGGCAGATGAGGAGAGTCCCAGCTCATATTGCTCATGGCAAGGAACTGAGAAAAATTACAGTATTCAAAATGCAGCAATACAAATCTTGAATATTTTTTCTCCATTCCTGGCTATTTTATACTGTATGTTGTAAAAGTTGTTACCAGCAgacataccatatttttcggactataagacgcacctgaccataagacgcacctaggttttagaggccaaaaaccagggaaaaaatgtatactaaacctggtgcatccatggtgcaggggcatcttgtggattatgcccccttttacctcttgtgtctccgtgtcctcctctgtcccccttatgtcctcctgtgtcccccatgtgtttgcctatgtcctccttgtgtcctcctctatgcccctttgtgtccccccgtATCCTCTGTTTCTCCTCCTcttcatgggcacagtacagggagtcccgacattgcggcaggtttgtggtttgtattggcaggtgttcacaagtcaggaactccctgcatttggactataagatgcagcacTTTTGTGATTTAAACAAATCGCTGGCAATCCCTcagtgtgaacactgccatacACATTACATTGCAGTAGAGTTTttcaaacgctagcgattgccagTGATTGAAAAAGCTCCTAAAATCGCTAGCAAAATTCTTCAGTGTGAATAAGGCCTTAATCTGCATTCAATATTACCTGACCATTGTGCCGCGGAAGATGCATGTATTCACTTGTGCATGTGACCCTACACTGGCTTCTGTTTGTAGCAAGGAAGGGCACTATAAAAGAGATTGTTAATGAAGTAAAATCTCTTACTGTTCCTGCAAAACCTCCcctgaaaaaatattttacatttttttttacatttatttttaaaagtgtaGAAGTGCTACTGGTTGCTATTCATTTACCCTCAGTAATGTTACAAAATAAGAGAGAATATTTAATTAGCTGGACACTGATAGGACAATTCTGTTTCTTATTTCAAGCTGCAGAATGCCATATCTGAAACAACAGTTCACTTGTACACTGTGCTTCTGAATGATAATGGGAATGTTAATGAGCAGCTGTGCAGCATTAGGCCATGGATGAATTCATATCCACAATAGCCTCTACTCAAAACTATCTATGtagtgtaaaatgcataaaagAAATAGCTTAGGACTGGCAGTTCTGTCATATGGAATTACTTGCGGCTGTCTGTGATCGGGAGCTAAACAGGGAGGCAAGCAGGACACCATACCCAAATATTAAAAGCTACGTGCCAACACATTCCCCCTTCATTTCCTTGGCACTCTTGCAGAACCTGATCCCAGAGCAGCGAGTTTACACACTGCAGTAATAGCCTCCCCCAACCTCTATATGGTATGCTCCCTTCCTCGATCGCCAATGCAGGCAGAGGCTTGCATTGCAGGAATGAGTGCCGAAGCATGGCTTTGCTAATTAAGGGGATCTAAACAGCTTTTTTCCCTGtggtttgtcctggtttctaatagccatAGGAGCTGCCATTCCCCCTCCCctttgcccttatttatccaggggaagatgtgaatgtaatcaagtggGACTTCTAtaaactgtttgaagtacaatgtccTATCTACCCatccccctgctgatgaaaggttttgcttgctactgctaattacagtagtccttatctgcctgctctttctgtaAACTGCAGGCCGCAGACGTAGGGCAATATAAGCCtccaacaaacatttaaatgtaaaatgtgtttttttagtaatgagccacattgttagcatgcattttaatATGCTGTTGAGATGCTCTGGAGGCTAAAAATATTGCTGAGTTCAATTTTAAAGCTCAGTATCTGCATAGGGAGATGCTTAGGATTGGAGGCTCCCGGTAAGATATGGCCTGGTCTATTCTGGAATTTACAAGAGGTATTTCTGAGCAGTTGCGCAGCCAAGCGCATGTCTTGGTAAGAAATACCCATATCCTTTAATGGGACAGTCCACACTGACTGACAGGGGTGGTAGTATCTGCATGGCTACATATTAAAAACCTATAGGCAGCTTTTGACTGGTATGTACAGTTTAGCAGCTTAAATATGACAAAAAGATTATATTATTAACAGAGCTTTCTAAaatccacttcctccaagcatgaTGTGGTCTTCTTACCCACTTGCTGAATACAGGAATGTGGTTAATAAGTAGACCGAAGCTAGTGACATTGTGTCCATGACGCCATTGACTGCCCTACACAGTTCAAGATTCACCCTTAATTTACTATGTACCTAGATCAATTTCACCCGTAGCAATTAGCAGCATTGGGAAATCAGATTAAGTGGTCATTGCTTGACTAGTTAACCTGATCTTTAAGTTTTAATATAGGCTGTGCTACTGTAATAATACCCAGGactgaagataccaggccacatacACCAAGGAGGCCCTGATTGGTTTTGTAAACTCCTAAACTATCGAGAGGACTAATGAGATCAAAAAGATTCTTGATTGTGTCGAGTAGAACTGGCGGGTTGTTCCTAAAACTCAGGCAGAGGAGCATTAGGAAATTCTCAAGGCTTCTCAGCAAAGACgttctgccattcttacattggcCATTAACTTCCATCCGTTTCCTCTCTTTCTCCATGCACCTTCTTATTATATAGAGATCCCTGGCTATATGAAAAAGGAGTGAATAGAAGTAGCAGTAGGTAGCTCGAAGCCGCCATTTCTTCTTGCTCTTCCCAGACACCAGCTCCACACTGACAGCCCAGAGGACAGTGTCACACGTGAAGTACAGAACTCGGTTCAGGTTGGCAGCTGTCAAGCAGTAGCACAAAATGGGATCTGTGAGCTTCACAGCAGATTTCAAAGCTTCAATGGAATGCACAAAGTTGCCCAGTCGGAATACTGAAAGACAATAAATGCGGTTAATTATTTACTTCACTGCCTGCACTGTGGCAAAGGTAATGCACAATGTAAACAAGTTCAAGGACAAAGTCACATCATTTTACACAATACATCCCAAGGGATCGGCACCACTTTGATGTAATAAAAGAGCTTGTTTTGATACTATCTTTGGAGTGGTGCCGATCTCTTGGGATGTATTGactgctgctggtctctttgggcACTGAGACTTGGATCGAGGCACACCGATTGTTCTTGTATGGTGCTCCTCCTAAACCTTTTGTTACATCATTTTACacagacttcatagtagaaatgtGGATTATTCAACCAAAATATGCACTTAGATGACtaaaaaaacttttattattaaaaacaaacatacagtagaatccctttatagtacgctccatgggaccaggaaaagtagtttactatatcagaagtttactacatCAGAATTGGTTAtactttgtatatttatacagacacatttgctgggacctgaggactgagtttactatatggaGATTCTACTGTACATACAATTCTAAGGACAGATTTCATGGATAAGTGAACCTTTAAAACAAACTGCATTGTGTGTAGCTCCCCTGACATGActgattgaaaaagacacagaaaaCAATGTAATTGCACAAAGAACACTTCTACAGAGACTTTTGCTAggtacactatgagattttctgtcagatcgattatttccaacatgtcagatctgatttccgatcattttccgaACAATTTATGACAGTTTTCTATTCACTCCTATCAGAAATCgaccggaaatcagattggacatgttggaaataatcgatctgacaataaatctgacagaaaatcccatagtatgtacctagcattTAACTAACCTCATACCAATTGATCTTTGTCAACCAATTGTGAGCATGTATTAAGAagcctgtatatataaaaaaaaatacaaaaggcaTACTGGAGGGTGCCTCACAGCTTAAAGTAACTATGACACTTGAATTTAAAAGTGCACTTTAGTATGTAAATGCCTATGGTGCTAGGTTTTAAAGCCATATCCAGACTTTGCAGGGCCAGGTATGCTTGTGGGCTTCATACACCGTGCTGCCTCCTAAATGGCATCCTTGGAATGAAGAGCATGGAAACTGGGATCACATGACCAATTTGATTAGCAATGCATATAAGTAAATGGCTATTTTAATAGAATGGAAATGTATTGCAATAAATCAGGAGGCCATCAAg
This DNA window, taken from Hyperolius riggenbachi isolate aHypRig1 chromosome 3, aHypRig1.pri, whole genome shotgun sequence, encodes the following:
- the PEX11A gene encoding peroxisomal membrane protein 11A, producing MDAFVKFTNQSQGRDRLFRATQYACMLLSYMLENKAGREKVVMKLKRVESNMSSGRKLFRLGNFVHSIEALKSAVKLTDPILCYCLTAANLNRVLYFTCDTVLWAVSVELVSGKSKKKWRLRATYCYFYSLLFHIARDLYIIRRCMEKERKRMEVNGQCKNGRTSLLRSLENFLMLLCLSFRNNPPVLLDTIKNLFDLISPLDSLGVYKTNQGLLGVCGLVSSVLGIITVAQPILKLKDQVN